A stretch of the Streptomyces sp. WMMB303 genome encodes the following:
- a CDS encoding N-6 DNA methylase, producing MSDGAEVTAAAIARLAGVGRAAVSNWRRRYTDFPRPVGGTETSPAFSLADVESWLRDHGKLAEAPLREQVRRRLESAPEGHGPALVRAGEHLAGLRELLNTDPVAEARGALDRMMRETGPAAAFEQLLADYFEANPRQYSLTPEPTAALMARLAGPGESVLDPACGSAELLAAAATGPADGSGGPGASGRPAALYGQETDPLLARLAALRLTLRTGSAAAGRCAVDVRTEDALRTEPPADAPLVAAVLCHPPYNERNWGHDELAYDPRWAYGLPARTESELAWVQHALARLRPGGTAVLLLPPAVAARRTGRRVRAALLRKGALRALLALPPGAAAPHSLPLHLWVLRKPDGAADAASRLLLMDASGGRADGAEPPPWERTAADMLAVWRAHEAGETVPEQSGVCATLPVIDLLDEEVDLSPARHLLPSGTGTDAAALASVRAELERTLRRTLDLTAADDPALPDRRSAAPGSTALPEATVGELARTGALEVHLATADAVTTAPGDVVIPVQGRGAAYVVAEGEGGARLGKPLCLLRPDPAALDAWFVAGFLRSTANTRQASSYASSSSRIDVRRLRLPRLPLERQRAYGERFRLLAEFEAALRRVGEVGEEFVQGMFDGLADGTVPPA from the coding sequence GTGTCGGACGGCGCGGAAGTGACAGCAGCGGCCATCGCCCGGCTCGCCGGCGTCGGCAGAGCCGCGGTCAGCAACTGGCGGCGGCGCTACACCGACTTCCCCCGCCCCGTCGGCGGCACCGAGACCAGCCCGGCCTTCTCCCTCGCCGACGTCGAGAGCTGGCTCCGCGACCACGGCAAACTCGCCGAAGCCCCGCTGCGGGAGCAGGTGCGCCGCCGGCTGGAGAGCGCCCCGGAAGGACACGGCCCGGCTCTGGTGCGCGCCGGTGAGCATCTGGCCGGACTCCGCGAACTGCTGAACACCGACCCCGTCGCCGAGGCGCGCGGCGCACTCGACCGGATGATGCGCGAGACCGGCCCCGCCGCCGCGTTCGAACAGCTCCTCGCCGACTACTTCGAAGCCAACCCCCGCCAGTACAGCCTCACCCCGGAGCCGACCGCCGCGCTCATGGCCCGCCTCGCCGGACCGGGCGAGTCGGTGCTCGACCCGGCGTGCGGCTCCGCCGAACTGCTGGCCGCCGCCGCTACCGGCCCGGCGGACGGCTCGGGCGGCCCCGGTGCGTCCGGCCGGCCCGCCGCGCTGTACGGCCAGGAGACCGACCCGCTGCTCGCCCGGCTTGCCGCCCTCCGCCTCACCCTGCGGACCGGCTCCGCCGCGGCCGGCCGGTGCGCCGTCGATGTCCGCACCGAGGACGCCCTGCGCACCGAACCCCCCGCCGACGCGCCGCTGGTGGCCGCCGTGCTGTGCCACCCCCCGTACAACGAGCGCAACTGGGGCCACGACGAACTGGCCTACGACCCACGCTGGGCCTACGGGCTGCCCGCCCGCACCGAATCCGAACTGGCCTGGGTGCAGCATGCGCTGGCGCGGCTGCGCCCCGGGGGGACGGCGGTGCTGCTGCTGCCGCCCGCGGTCGCCGCGCGCCGCACGGGCCGCCGGGTGCGTGCCGCACTGCTGCGCAAGGGCGCACTGCGCGCGCTCCTCGCACTGCCGCCGGGCGCCGCCGCGCCGCACAGCCTGCCCCTCCACCTGTGGGTGCTGCGCAAGCCGGACGGCGCCGCGGACGCCGCTTCCCGGCTGCTGCTGATGGACGCCTCGGGGGGCCGCGCGGACGGTGCGGAACCGCCGCCCTGGGAGCGGACGGCAGCCGACATGCTGGCCGTGTGGCGGGCGCACGAAGCCGGGGAAACCGTCCCCGAGCAATCCGGGGTGTGCGCCACCCTGCCGGTGATCGACCTGCTGGACGAGGAGGTCGACCTCAGTCCGGCGCGCCATCTGCTGCCGAGCGGTACCGGTACGGACGCAGCGGCGCTCGCCTCCGTCCGCGCCGAACTGGAACGCACCCTGCGCCGGACCCTCGATCTGACCGCCGCCGACGACCCGGCCCTGCCGGACCGGCGGTCCGCGGCACCCGGCTCCACGGCACTGCCCGAGGCCACCGTCGGCGAACTCGCCCGCACCGGAGCGCTGGAGGTCCACCTCGCGACGGCCGATGCCGTCACCACCGCGCCGGGCGACGTCGTCATCCCCGTACAGGGCCGGGGCGCCGCCTACGTCGTCGCCGAGGGGGAGGGCGGGGCCCGGCTGGGCAAGCCGCTGTGCCTGCTGCGCCCCGATCCGGCGGCGCTGGACGCCTGGTTCGTCGCCGGTTTTCTGCGCTCGACGGCCAACACCCGGCAGGCCAGCAGCTACGCCTCCAGCTCCTCCCGGATCGATGTGCGCCGGCTCCGGCTGCCGCGGCTGCCACTGGAGCGGCAGCGGGCGTACGGGGAGCGCTTCCGGCTGCTCGCCGAGTTCGAAGCCGCGCTGCGGCGCGTGGGCGAGGTGGGCGAGGAGTTCGTCCAGGGCATGTTCGACGGACTCGCCGACGGCACGGTGCCACCGGCCTGA
- the mfd gene encoding transcription-repair coupling factor has protein sequence MSLHGLLDAVTKDPALEEAVAAAADGNRHHVDLVGPAAARPFAVAALARSAGRPVLAVTATGREAEDLGAALRSLLPEEGVVEYPSWETLPHERLSPRSDTVGRRLAVLRRLAHPDPGDPATGPVSVVVAPIRSVLQPQVKGLGELVPVALRQGESADLDEVVDALSAAAYARVELVEKRGDFAVRGGILDVFPPTEEHPLRVEFWGDEVEEVRYFKVADQRSLEIAEHGLWAPPCRELLLTPEVRRRAAELAEDHPELHELLGKIAEGIAVDGMESLAPVLVDEMELLLDVLPAGSMTVVCDPERVRTRAADLVATSQEFLQASWAATAGAGDGDGARAPIDVGAASLRGIAEVREHARELGMMWWTVSQFAADTELTGADADDGDVLQLGMHAPETYRGDTARALADTKDWLSRGWQCVYVTEAHGPAARTVEVLGAEGVPARQAGAEPAPAPSVVTVACGSLDNGFVAPELKLAVLTETDLSGQKAAGKDGTRMPARRRKQIDPLTLQPGDFIVHEQHGVGRYIEMVQRTVQGATREYLLVEYAPAKRGQPGDRLFVPTDQLEQITKYVGGEQPTLHRLGGADWTKTKARAKKAVKEIAADLIKLYSARMAAPGHAFGTDSPWQRELEDAFPYAETPDQLTTIGEVKEDMEKSVPMDRLICGDVGYGKTEIAVRAAFKAVQDGKQVAVLVPTTLLVQQHFSTFSERYGQFPVNVRALSRFQTDTEARATLDGLRDGTIDVVIGTHRLFSSETKFKELGLVIVDEEQRFGVEHKEQLKKLRANVDVLTMSATPIPRTLEMAVTGIREMSTITTPPEERHPVLTFVGPFEEKQIGAAIRRELLREGQVFYIHNRVESIDRAAARLRQIVPEARIATAHGQMTEQALEQVVVDFWEKKFDVLVSTTIVENGIDISNANTLIVERGDTFGLSQLHQLRGRVGRGRDRGYAYFLYPPEKPMTETAHERLATIAQHTEMGAGMYVAMKDLEIRGAGNLLGGEQSGHIAGVGFDLYVRMVGEAVADYRAALEAGEAGPVEEAPLEVKIELPVDAHVPHDYAPGERLRLQAYRSIASANTEEDIAAVREELTDRYGPLPEPVENLLLVAGLRMLARAAGVTDITLQGDKVRFGPIELRESQELRLKRVYPGSVIKPATKQVLVPRPKPGTIGAKPLAGRDLLAWAGEFLTTVPAS, from the coding sequence ATGAGCCTGCACGGTCTGCTCGACGCCGTCACCAAGGACCCCGCGCTGGAGGAGGCTGTCGCTGCCGCCGCCGACGGCAACCGGCACCACGTCGACCTCGTCGGCCCGGCGGCGGCCCGCCCCTTCGCCGTGGCGGCGCTGGCCCGGTCCGCCGGGCGGCCGGTGCTCGCGGTCACGGCGACCGGCCGGGAGGCGGAGGACCTGGGGGCCGCGCTGCGCTCCCTCCTCCCGGAGGAGGGCGTGGTCGAGTACCCCTCCTGGGAGACGCTGCCGCACGAGCGGCTCAGCCCCCGGTCGGACACCGTGGGGCGGCGCCTCGCGGTGCTGCGCCGGCTGGCGCACCCGGATCCGGGCGATCCGGCCACCGGGCCGGTCTCGGTCGTCGTCGCGCCGATCCGCTCGGTGCTGCAACCCCAGGTCAAGGGGTTGGGCGAGTTGGTGCCCGTGGCGCTCAGGCAGGGGGAGAGCGCCGATCTGGACGAGGTCGTGGACGCGCTGTCGGCCGCCGCGTACGCGCGCGTGGAGCTGGTGGAGAAGCGCGGCGACTTCGCGGTCCGCGGCGGCATCCTGGACGTCTTCCCGCCCACCGAGGAGCACCCGCTCCGGGTGGAGTTCTGGGGCGACGAGGTGGAGGAGGTCCGCTACTTCAAGGTCGCCGACCAGCGCTCGCTGGAGATCGCGGAGCACGGGCTGTGGGCCCCGCCGTGCCGCGAGCTGCTGCTGACCCCCGAGGTGCGGCGTCGCGCGGCCGAGCTGGCCGAGGACCATCCGGAGCTGCACGAACTCCTCGGCAAGATCGCCGAGGGGATCGCGGTGGACGGCATGGAGTCCCTGGCGCCGGTCCTGGTGGACGAGATGGAGCTGCTGCTGGACGTGCTGCCCGCGGGCAGCATGACGGTGGTGTGCGACCCGGAGCGGGTGCGCACCCGGGCCGCCGACCTGGTGGCGACCAGTCAGGAGTTCCTGCAGGCGTCCTGGGCGGCCACCGCCGGTGCGGGGGACGGCGACGGCGCGCGGGCCCCCATCGACGTCGGGGCCGCCTCGCTGCGCGGGATCGCCGAGGTGCGGGAGCACGCCCGCGAGCTGGGCATGATGTGGTGGACGGTCAGCCAGTTCGCTGCGGACACCGAGCTGACCGGCGCGGACGCGGACGACGGGGACGTGCTCCAGCTCGGCATGCATGCTCCGGAGACCTACCGGGGGGACACCGCACGGGCGCTCGCCGACACCAAGGACTGGCTCTCGCGGGGCTGGCAGTGCGTGTACGTCACCGAGGCGCACGGCCCGGCGGCCCGCACCGTCGAGGTGCTGGGCGCCGAGGGCGTTCCGGCGCGGCAGGCGGGAGCCGAGCCGGCGCCCGCCCCGTCGGTGGTGACCGTGGCGTGCGGGTCCCTCGACAACGGTTTCGTCGCCCCGGAGCTCAAGCTGGCGGTGCTGACCGAGACCGACCTGTCCGGACAGAAGGCCGCGGGCAAGGACGGCACCCGGATGCCGGCCCGCCGCCGCAAGCAGATCGACCCGCTGACGCTGCAGCCGGGCGACTTCATCGTGCACGAGCAGCACGGGGTGGGCCGCTACATCGAGATGGTGCAGCGCACGGTGCAGGGCGCCACTCGTGAGTATCTGCTGGTGGAGTACGCGCCGGCCAAGCGCGGCCAGCCCGGCGACCGGCTGTTCGTGCCGACCGACCAGCTGGAGCAGATCACCAAGTACGTGGGCGGCGAGCAGCCCACCCTGCACCGGCTGGGCGGCGCCGACTGGACGAAGACCAAGGCGCGGGCCAAGAAGGCGGTCAAGGAGATCGCCGCCGATCTGATCAAGCTCTACAGCGCGCGGATGGCGGCGCCGGGGCACGCGTTCGGCACGGACTCGCCGTGGCAGCGGGAGCTGGAGGACGCGTTCCCGTACGCGGAGACGCCGGACCAGCTCACCACCATCGGCGAGGTCAAGGAGGACATGGAGAAGTCGGTCCCGATGGACCGGCTGATCTGCGGCGACGTCGGGTACGGCAAGACGGAGATCGCGGTGCGGGCCGCGTTCAAGGCGGTGCAGGACGGCAAGCAGGTGGCGGTCCTGGTGCCGACGACGCTGCTGGTGCAGCAGCACTTCTCCACGTTCTCCGAGCGCTACGGCCAGTTCCCGGTCAACGTGCGCGCGCTCTCCCGGTTCCAGACCGACACCGAGGCGCGGGCCACGCTGGACGGGCTGCGGGACGGCACCATCGACGTGGTCATCGGCACCCACCGGCTCTTCTCCTCGGAGACGAAGTTCAAGGAGCTGGGCCTGGTCATCGTCGACGAGGAGCAGCGGTTCGGTGTGGAGCACAAGGAGCAGTTGAAGAAGCTGCGGGCCAACGTGGACGTGCTGACGATGTCCGCGACGCCGATCCCGCGCACCCTGGAGATGGCGGTCACCGGCATCCGCGAGATGTCCACCATCACCACGCCGCCCGAGGAGCGGCACCCGGTGCTCACCTTCGTCGGCCCGTTCGAGGAGAAGCAGATCGGTGCGGCGATCCGCCGGGAGCTGCTGCGCGAGGGGCAGGTCTTCTACATCCACAACCGGGTCGAGTCCATCGACCGCGCCGCGGCGCGGCTGCGGCAGATCGTCCCGGAGGCCCGGATCGCCACCGCGCACGGTCAGATGACCGAACAGGCGCTGGAGCAGGTGGTCGTCGACTTCTGGGAGAAGAAGTTCGACGTGCTCGTCTCCACCACCATCGTGGAGAACGGCATCGACATCTCCAACGCCAACACCCTCATCGTCGAACGCGGCGACACCTTCGGGCTCAGCCAGCTCCACCAGCTGCGTGGCCGGGTGGGCCGCGGGCGCGACCGCGGCTACGCCTACTTCCTCTATCCGCCGGAGAAGCCGATGACGGAGACGGCGCACGAGCGGCTGGCCACCATCGCCCAGCACACCGAGATGGGCGCGGGCATGTACGTGGCGATGAAGGACCTGGAGATCCGCGGCGCGGGCAACCTGCTCGGCGGGGAGCAGTCCGGGCACATCGCGGGCGTCGGCTTCGACCTGTACGTGCGGATGGTCGGCGAGGCGGTGGCCGACTACCGCGCGGCGCTGGAGGCCGGGGAGGCGGGCCCGGTCGAGGAGGCGCCGCTGGAGGTCAAGATCGAGCTGCCGGTCGACGCGCACGTCCCGCACGACTACGCGCCGGGGGAGCGGCTGCGGCTGCAGGCGTACCGTTCGATCGCGTCGGCGAACACCGAGGAGGACATCGCCGCCGTCCGCGAGGAGCTGACCGACCGCTACGGGCCGCTGCCCGAGCCGGTGGAGAACCTGCTGCTCGTCGCCGGGCTGCGGATGCTGGCCCGGGCGGCGGGCGTCACCGACATCACCCTCCAGGGCGACAAGGTGCGGTTCGGACCCATCGAGCTGCGGGAGTCGCAGGAGCTGCGGCTCAAGCGGGTCTACCCGGGCTCGGTCATCAAGCCGGCCACCAAGCAGGTGCTGGTGCCGCGCCCCAAGCCCGGCACCATCGGTGCCAAGCCCCTCGCGGGCCGTGATCTCCTGGCCTGGGCGGGCGAGTTCCTCACCACCGTGCCGGCTTCCTGA
- a CDS encoding cellulose-binding protein gives MSASSPHGFTVVRGRGYRSEQVDGRVTELNAEREAAWHRTAQLTQLAQELAEEAERLRGVAAALPPQTFEALGARAQGILATTESEAADLRAAADSAAQQLTERAEEEARSVRDTAREAAARRRADAEAAAARTLDAAQDRADELRSEARTQAEKIGQDASEALQEMSRRCAALLTEQEKEHAARADAFDRELAEREAEFQAWAADLEERGERALADARREHAEAEEAARHRQEDAEARGAELVAEARVRAEGIERETERVLREHAERSEELREHMAHVRSSLATLTGRAPDDPALPAQQSAPAAD, from the coding sequence ATGAGTGCGTCGTCGCCGCACGGCTTCACTGTTGTCCGGGGCCGCGGGTACCGGTCCGAACAGGTCGACGGCCGCGTGACCGAGCTGAACGCGGAACGCGAGGCCGCCTGGCACCGCACCGCGCAGCTCACCCAGCTCGCCCAGGAGCTGGCCGAGGAGGCGGAGCGGCTCCGCGGTGTCGCCGCCGCGCTGCCACCGCAGACCTTCGAGGCGCTGGGCGCCCGCGCCCAGGGCATCCTCGCCACCACCGAATCGGAGGCGGCCGACCTCAGGGCGGCGGCCGACAGCGCGGCGCAGCAGCTGACCGAACGCGCCGAGGAGGAGGCCCGCTCGGTGCGGGACACCGCCCGCGAGGCGGCAGCGCGCCGCCGCGCGGACGCCGAGGCCGCCGCCGCCAGAACGCTGGACGCCGCCCAGGACCGTGCCGACGAGCTGCGCTCCGAGGCCCGGACGCAGGCCGAGAAGATCGGCCAGGACGCGTCCGAGGCACTGCAGGAGATGTCCCGCAGGTGCGCGGCGCTCCTCACGGAGCAGGAGAAGGAGCACGCGGCCCGGGCGGACGCCTTCGACCGGGAGCTGGCCGAGCGGGAGGCCGAGTTCCAGGCGTGGGCGGCGGACCTGGAGGAACGTGGGGAGCGGGCGCTCGCCGACGCCCGGCGGGAGCACGCTGAGGCGGAGGAGGCGGCGCGGCACCGGCAGGAGGACGCGGAGGCGCGCGGCGCCGAGCTGGTCGCGGAGGCGCGGGTGCGGGCGGAGGGGATCGAGCGGGAGACCGAGCGGGTGCTGCGGGAGCACGCCGAGCGGTCCGAGGAGCTGCGGGAGCACATGGCGCACGTCCGCTCCTCGCTCGCGACGCTGACCGGCCGGGCCCCGGACGACCCGGCGCTTCCGGCGCAGCAGTCGGCCCCTGCCGCCGACTGA
- a CDS encoding LCP family protein, which produces MYGESSTLYRAGDPHGGGRGGGPRRWWRVVLLVLLVLVLACAAGLAGTWVWADGRVRQTAALADYPGRPPPGRGTNWLIIGTDTRADLTREQRAELHVGGGGQRNTDTVMVLHYGAAGPYLVSIPRDSYVKVPGHGRDKINSAYARGGPRLLTRTVEQATGLRLDHYAEIDFLGFTRVVDALDGVRVCLRKPLRDEKAGARLPAGCRNLDGRQALAYVRARYSDPEGDLGRVKRQRRLLSAFVREGTGPATVGNPFRFYPFLGSALEAVTVDEGSSVLSLTRMGWRIRRLTEGDGGTTTVPVANPGLSVPGTGSVVVWEPSGSRSLFHQLRQDVPITATAVK; this is translated from the coding sequence ATGTACGGGGAGAGCAGCACCCTCTACCGCGCGGGTGACCCGCACGGCGGGGGCCGCGGCGGCGGCCCGCGCCGCTGGTGGCGGGTTGTCCTGCTGGTGCTGCTGGTGCTGGTGCTGGCCTGCGCGGCGGGGCTCGCCGGGACCTGGGTGTGGGCGGACGGCCGGGTGCGGCAGACTGCGGCGCTGGCCGACTATCCGGGCCGCCCGCCGCCGGGCCGGGGCACCAACTGGCTGATCATCGGCACCGACACCCGGGCCGATCTCACCCGCGAGCAGCGCGCGGAGCTGCATGTGGGCGGTGGCGGCCAGCGCAACACGGATACGGTGATGGTGCTGCACTACGGCGCGGCGGGCCCGTATCTGGTGAGTATTCCGCGCGACTCGTATGTGAAGGTTCCCGGCCACGGCCGCGACAAGATCAACTCGGCGTACGCGCGGGGTGGTCCCCGGCTGCTCACCCGCACCGTCGAGCAGGCGACGGGGCTGCGTCTGGACCACTACGCCGAGATCGACTTCCTCGGCTTCACCCGCGTCGTCGACGCGCTCGACGGGGTGCGGGTGTGTCTGAGGAAGCCGCTGCGCGACGAGAAGGCGGGCGCCCGGCTGCCCGCCGGCTGCCGGAACCTCGACGGCAGGCAGGCGCTGGCCTACGTACGGGCGCGCTACAGCGATCCGGAGGGGGATCTGGGGCGGGTCAAGCGGCAGCGCCGGCTGCTGAGCGCGTTCGTCCGGGAGGGGACGGGGCCGGCCACGGTGGGGAACCCGTTCCGGTTCTATCCGTTCCTCGGTTCGGCGCTGGAGGCGGTCACCGTCGACGAGGGCAGCTCCGTCCTGTCACTCACACGAATGGGCTGGAGGATCAGACGGCTGACGGAGGGCGACGGGGGGACGACGACGGTGCCGGTGGCGAACCCCGGGCTCAGCGTGCCTGGTACCGGAAGCGTGGTCGTGTGGGAGCCATCCGGGTCACGTTCTCTTTTTCATCAGTTGCGGCAGGATGTGCCGATTACGGCAACCGCGGTGAAGTAG